One part of the Vitis riparia cultivar Riparia Gloire de Montpellier isolate 1030 chromosome 8, EGFV_Vit.rip_1.0, whole genome shotgun sequence genome encodes these proteins:
- the LOC117921081 gene encoding uncharacterized protein LOC117921081 isoform X1, whose protein sequence is MAPKKSLQHSSIPIGNCEISIQGKATCQSDPNCLLISASKNTKIKVSVMEDVDGKNCNDLRHLRLEESVKAERTSSLGDEYFFLLINPKDVCSQSKSLLQEVLNIYKEELPAMNYAANTGKESMFLERCVSNGKYCSLLLLSNFMEGPGKVIAAVTYQIIPADTQYAEIPLTAVSSNFQSKGIGRLLYIELRKRLQNVGIRTIFCWGDKESEGFWLKQGFVSIAEVDTKGRARRLPIRADIRRALCFPGGSTLMVSHLSKDISANFSDAVKKSFSLKPHEKSSSLDVQIQGLGDIGESLDTLKAPVQTSLKTFLPHVLVKDGFQKDDDMSDGSFHNHESINVCRDLVPFEEVDCNNMTNDVRLTSVGTDVEANCSCSAHCAKKRVWEASLSSLKSKKVKGSHQIGCQLDSNWDIVSGNGKIDNVCFVGCSLGTTRNESLSEVPPRDILSSSYVEKNVEDCRPLSKDQLSFELQEKGEGFRIMLMNIADDTKKAHLTKIIKDLGGSVTSDGSACTHVVTGKVRKTLNFCTALCSGAWILSPSWLKESFHEGRFVDESPFILEDAEYLFKYRAEIKSVILRAKARPRALLKGYSVCLAPHVQPAVETLSTIVRFAGGKVIYGLDAVDDASKTIFVACEIDMEEALLAVKKRIWTFSSEWFMNSIMRQELDFEAPQFAESL, encoded by the exons ATGGCGCCAAAAAAGAGCTTACAACACTCATCAATTCCAATCG GAAATTGCGAGATCTCAATACAAGGAAAGGCTACCTGCCAATCGGATCCAAACTGCCTTCTCATTTCTGCatctaaaaatacaaaaataaaagtttcag TAATGGAAGATGTGGATGGCAAGAATTGCAATGATCTTCGGCATTTGAGATTGGAAGAAAGTG TGAAAGCAGAGAGAACATCTTCTTTGGGGGATGAGTACTTCTTTTTGCTTATTAACCCTAAGGATGTCTGTAGCCAAAGCAAATCTCTTCTTCAG GAGGTATTGAACATATACAAGGAGGAGTTGCCTGCAATGAATTATGCTGCAAATACTGGGAAAGAGTCAATGTTCCTTGAAAGATGTGTATCAAACGG GAAATATTGCTCATTGCTTTTGCTATCAAATTTCATGGAAGGACCTGGCAAG GTTATAGCTGCAGTTACTTATCAAATCATTCCTGCTGACACACAGTATGCTGAGATTCCTCTTACTGCTGTTAGCTCAAACTTTCAAAGCAAG GGGATTGGTCGCctcttgtacatagaattgaGAAAAAGGCTTCAGAATGTTGGTATTCGCACAATATTCTGCTGGGGAGACAAGGAATCTGAAGGATTTTGGCTCAAGCAG GGTTTTGTATCGATAGCAGAAGTGGATACCAAAGGGAGAGCTCGCAGACTACCCATTAGGGCTGACATTCGCAGGGCACTGTGCTTTCCTGGTGGATCAACCCTCATGGTTTCTCATCTCAGCAAAGACATTTCAGCTAACTTTTCAGATGCTGTGAAGAAGTCTTTTTCATTGAAGCCTCATGAGAAGTCCTCATCACTTGATGTTCAAATTCAAGGGCTGGGAGATATAGGGGAGAGTCTTGATACTCTAAAAGCACCAGTTCAAACTAGCCTTAAAACATTTCTACCTCATGTTTTGGTGAAGGATGGATTCCAGAAAGATGATGACATGTCGGATG GTTCTTTTCATAATCATGAGTCAATAAATGTCTGTAGAGACCTGGTTCCTTTTGAGGAAGTAGATTGCAACAACATGACCAATGATGTAAGATTAACTAGTGTTGGAACAGATGTTGAAGCAAACTGTTCCTGTTCTGCACATTGTGCCAAAAAGAGGGTTTGGGAAGCCTCATTGTCTTCACTGAAGTCCAAAAAAGTAAAGGGAAGTCATCAAATTGGCTGCCAGTTAGATTCCAACTGGGATATTGTTTCGGGAAATGGTAAAATAGATAATGTGTGTTTTGTTGGATGCTCCTTGGGCACTACTAGAAATGAATCTTTGTCTGAAGTTCCCCCTAGGGATATTCTGTCCAGTAGCTATGTAGAGAAGAATGTTGAAGATTGTAGGCCACTGTCAAAAGATCAGCTCAGCTTTGAACTTCAAGAAAAGGGAGAAGGATTTAGAATCATGTTGATGAATATTGCTGATGATACTAAGAAAGCACATCTTACAAAG ATAATCAAGGATCTTGGTGGTTCTGTAACCTCTGATGGAAGTGCATGCACACATGTTGTCACAGGAAAAGTGAGAAAGACGCTGAATTTTTGCACTGCTTTATGTTCCGG AGCTTGGATACTATCTCCTAGTTGGTTGAAAGAAAGCTTCCACGAGGGCAGATTTGTGG ATGAATCACCATTTATTTTAGAAGATGCTGAATATTTGTTTAAGTACAGAGCTGAAATAAAAAGTGTAATTCTTAGAGCAAAGGCAAGGCCCCGAGCTTTGCTTAAAGGGTACAGTGTATGCCTTGCACCTCATGTGCAACCTGCAGTTGAGACCTTATCAACAATTGTCAGGTTTGCTGGCGGAAAG GTAATTTATGGATTGGATGCGGTTGATGATgcatcaaaaacaatttttgtggCGTGTGAAATAGACATGGAGGAAGCGCTGTTGGCAGTGAAGAAAAGAATATGGACTTTCAGCAGTGAATGGTTTATGAACTCTATCATGAGACAGGAGCTCGACTTTGAGGCCCCCCAGTTTGCGGAGTCTCTGTAA
- the LOC117921081 gene encoding uncharacterized protein LOC117921081 isoform X2 yields MEDVDGKNCNDLRHLRLEESVKAERTSSLGDEYFFLLINPKDVCSQSKSLLQEVLNIYKEELPAMNYAANTGKESMFLERCVSNGKYCSLLLLSNFMEGPGKVIAAVTYQIIPADTQYAEIPLTAVSSNFQSKGIGRLLYIELRKRLQNVGIRTIFCWGDKESEGFWLKQGFVSIAEVDTKGRARRLPIRADIRRALCFPGGSTLMVSHLSKDISANFSDAVKKSFSLKPHEKSSSLDVQIQGLGDIGESLDTLKAPVQTSLKTFLPHVLVKDGFQKDDDMSDGSFHNHESINVCRDLVPFEEVDCNNMTNDVRLTSVGTDVEANCSCSAHCAKKRVWEASLSSLKSKKVKGSHQIGCQLDSNWDIVSGNGKIDNVCFVGCSLGTTRNESLSEVPPRDILSSSYVEKNVEDCRPLSKDQLSFELQEKGEGFRIMLMNIADDTKKAHLTKIIKDLGGSVTSDGSACTHVVTGKVRKTLNFCTALCSGAWILSPSWLKESFHEGRFVDESPFILEDAEYLFKYRAEIKSVILRAKARPRALLKGYSVCLAPHVQPAVETLSTIVRFAGGKVIYGLDAVDDASKTIFVACEIDMEEALLAVKKRIWTFSSEWFMNSIMRQELDFEAPQFAESL; encoded by the exons ATGGAAGATGTGGATGGCAAGAATTGCAATGATCTTCGGCATTTGAGATTGGAAGAAAGTG TGAAAGCAGAGAGAACATCTTCTTTGGGGGATGAGTACTTCTTTTTGCTTATTAACCCTAAGGATGTCTGTAGCCAAAGCAAATCTCTTCTTCAG GAGGTATTGAACATATACAAGGAGGAGTTGCCTGCAATGAATTATGCTGCAAATACTGGGAAAGAGTCAATGTTCCTTGAAAGATGTGTATCAAACGG GAAATATTGCTCATTGCTTTTGCTATCAAATTTCATGGAAGGACCTGGCAAG GTTATAGCTGCAGTTACTTATCAAATCATTCCTGCTGACACACAGTATGCTGAGATTCCTCTTACTGCTGTTAGCTCAAACTTTCAAAGCAAG GGGATTGGTCGCctcttgtacatagaattgaGAAAAAGGCTTCAGAATGTTGGTATTCGCACAATATTCTGCTGGGGAGACAAGGAATCTGAAGGATTTTGGCTCAAGCAG GGTTTTGTATCGATAGCAGAAGTGGATACCAAAGGGAGAGCTCGCAGACTACCCATTAGGGCTGACATTCGCAGGGCACTGTGCTTTCCTGGTGGATCAACCCTCATGGTTTCTCATCTCAGCAAAGACATTTCAGCTAACTTTTCAGATGCTGTGAAGAAGTCTTTTTCATTGAAGCCTCATGAGAAGTCCTCATCACTTGATGTTCAAATTCAAGGGCTGGGAGATATAGGGGAGAGTCTTGATACTCTAAAAGCACCAGTTCAAACTAGCCTTAAAACATTTCTACCTCATGTTTTGGTGAAGGATGGATTCCAGAAAGATGATGACATGTCGGATG GTTCTTTTCATAATCATGAGTCAATAAATGTCTGTAGAGACCTGGTTCCTTTTGAGGAAGTAGATTGCAACAACATGACCAATGATGTAAGATTAACTAGTGTTGGAACAGATGTTGAAGCAAACTGTTCCTGTTCTGCACATTGTGCCAAAAAGAGGGTTTGGGAAGCCTCATTGTCTTCACTGAAGTCCAAAAAAGTAAAGGGAAGTCATCAAATTGGCTGCCAGTTAGATTCCAACTGGGATATTGTTTCGGGAAATGGTAAAATAGATAATGTGTGTTTTGTTGGATGCTCCTTGGGCACTACTAGAAATGAATCTTTGTCTGAAGTTCCCCCTAGGGATATTCTGTCCAGTAGCTATGTAGAGAAGAATGTTGAAGATTGTAGGCCACTGTCAAAAGATCAGCTCAGCTTTGAACTTCAAGAAAAGGGAGAAGGATTTAGAATCATGTTGATGAATATTGCTGATGATACTAAGAAAGCACATCTTACAAAG ATAATCAAGGATCTTGGTGGTTCTGTAACCTCTGATGGAAGTGCATGCACACATGTTGTCACAGGAAAAGTGAGAAAGACGCTGAATTTTTGCACTGCTTTATGTTCCGG AGCTTGGATACTATCTCCTAGTTGGTTGAAAGAAAGCTTCCACGAGGGCAGATTTGTGG ATGAATCACCATTTATTTTAGAAGATGCTGAATATTTGTTTAAGTACAGAGCTGAAATAAAAAGTGTAATTCTTAGAGCAAAGGCAAGGCCCCGAGCTTTGCTTAAAGGGTACAGTGTATGCCTTGCACCTCATGTGCAACCTGCAGTTGAGACCTTATCAACAATTGTCAGGTTTGCTGGCGGAAAG GTAATTTATGGATTGGATGCGGTTGATGATgcatcaaaaacaatttttgtggCGTGTGAAATAGACATGGAGGAAGCGCTGTTGGCAGTGAAGAAAAGAATATGGACTTTCAGCAGTGAATGGTTTATGAACTCTATCATGAGACAGGAGCTCGACTTTGAGGCCCCCCAGTTTGCGGAGTCTCTGTAA